The genomic interval cgctacgtgggaacccggcctaagagtaagttcatactgcagattttccacaatataaACCAAAATCGAACAAAAAGAGCATATagactagaatatatatattgtatcaaaAAGAGGTTTCTTTATTAATTTAAGCAACAACAgagataaaaacacaaatatataatatattacaaaaataaaaaaatgatatcaaaCACCAAATATACAACACGTTGGTTTCCATGGAGTGAGATATGATATTATTTTGCGACATTAGGTAAAAGCAGCATGGCAAGGAATATACGTTGCGGATATACGTCTATAGGTAAAGGTCAGTGCATATCACAATAGAGGTTTATTGAATCATCACCTTGAAAAGCCTCTGACATGAAATATGCAAATCTCTGTTGTTGCTTAAATGAATAAAGAAACCTCTGTTTgatacaatatacagtatattctagTCTATAGGCTCCTTTTGTTCGATTTTGGTTTATATCATGTCTATTTGGGAGCCATAGGCTGTTCCCTTCTCATGTGAGACGGACTATTTATAGGAAtaaagattttccacaatggacttTGTCGCTGAAAATCTTCAGCATAAAAcattagcagcagagtggatgagatgtcaacaaatctcctccacacgctgcgtaaatgatgagccgaAAATATACAcagaaattcacctgtggtgcgtttttttaatccgcagcatgtcaattgtatttgcgtaaatgctgctttttTTGTCGCAGGTTTTCGCCATTGAATTCATcaaggaggtaaaacccgcaacaaatagcaaaggtTGTGATTTATTACGGCGGAAAAGGCGCGATAGCAAAAAACTAAATCTcacacttacccagaattctgagcttcttcgtccaggccggcctcctaggatgacgtttcatccgatgtgaccgcaacagctaatcacaggctgcagcggtcacatgggatgaaaagtcatcccaggaggccgggctgcaggacggcagagggacgcgtcaccacggctacataagtatgaaactttttattttcttgatGTGCAGTTTTCTGTAGCAGACATTCTGGACGAAAAACGACGCCACAATTTGTGCGGTTTTTCGTCTGGAATCCCCTGCGGCGCCCACACGCTGTGTGCTTCtacgtagcgtatccgccctCTGTGAATATGACCTAAAGAGGCAGTCCGAGATTATAAAAATGGGTTTGGAATTTTCCAAAAacagccactcttgtccatgggctgtgtctgatattCACTTCCATGGGCCTGAGGTGCAAAAACAGACAAAAGCCATTAACCCTTTTTTTcatggacaatttttttttctaatcttatacaacCGCTGACAGAATccctaaaatgtaatatttaggTGATCACATTTTTATTTCGTCGTTTCAAAAGTACCCAACATTAACCCATTGTAAACATGGACAGTTTCGGCTTTAAGGAccaatttctttatttatttttttcctttttgcttTTCGACATTCTGGCGTTCATAACTTTTGTGTATTTTTCATATAGTGCAACTATGTGAATATTATTTGGtgttttgtaataaaatgtattatatcTAAAATTGGGTTTGCGtgtttatttaattaattttcatggttattttaaattaaattttaatgatttttttatttttttattccataatgggatttttattaattattattcatATATGCAATTAAATTATCCTGAGTACTAGTCActtatacctaagtatgccctaacaacaggcatCATGAAATGACAGCCCATGGGTCCTTTGACAGACCCTGGATTGTCtatccatataaagtatgggcatAGATCGCATCGCCCAGACATCACTCTGACGCGGTCAAAGAGCGATTCCCTTCTACTTCCTTTCTTTTATGCCTCGAACAGCTTTGATCATGGTGTACAAGAGGTTAAACGCCCCCTGGTGTTATTTTACCCTAAAAATAAATTCTCTAATTCTACCGAGCAAAGTGAcgccaaatatgatgacattgtaTAATGTATGACGTCCCTATGGCACAGAAAACAAAGACTCTATTTTAGTTTTACATGTATCTCCCTCCCTTCACTTAAGACTCAGCCTCTGAACAAAATTggtggccgggggggggggggggggtatgtataTTCTTCATGGCAAGAACGTAAAACGGCCTGACACCCATGCAATATGTTTTTGTGTCAGGCAGAATGTCTAAAATGTATGTTTAAAATTGGGGAGGtggatttttttaaaatgattattttattattattattttttcttcaataatttatttatttttacattttatgcaAGATGCACAGGAGTTTTTTTGGGTGACAGTAAACTGATTATTTCAGTACCCTGTCAAAGTACAGGATCGGACTATCAGTGTAAACGTTTGATCCTGTCTACTGTACTGGGTAAAGAAGGGCACAGTGCCACCAAAACACACAGTACCAGTGGTGAATATATAGCTTGCGCAGCTAgttcagctgcacaggggcccagaggGGAGCGGAGAACACAGGGTCGGCTTAAATAAAAGATGCTGTAATCttaaccttgacttttaacgagtTAAATATATAGTGGCAAAAAACGTAAACTTGACCTTTTCATGgcttaagtgataagttatcagagtcaagacaaggattgctacatctgtatgttagAAAATTACCCAAAAAATAATTCAGCTATTAAATCCCCTGCCGCTCCAGTGCCGATTCTCGGTGGTCCCCGCCGGTCTTTCTTTCTTTTGTTGCAGCAATGATGTGCTGTACatccatgtgacttctgcagctaATAAATGGCCTCAGTGGTGATTCTTGCACATCATCAGCGGGGGGTGGGCACCAGAGAATGCACATCATCAGCGGGGGGGGCACCAGAGAATGCACATCATCAGCGGGGGGGGCACCAGAGAATGCACATCATCAGCAGGGGGGGCACCAGAGAATGCACATCATCAGTGGGGGGCACCAGAAAATGCACATCATCAGCGGGGGGGGGCACCAGAGAATGCACATcatcagcgggggggggggggggcaccagagAATGCACATCATCAGCAGGGGGGGGGCACCAGAGAATGCACATCATCAGTGGGGGGCACCAGAGAATGCACATCATCAGCGGGGGGCACCAGAGAATGCACATCATCAGCGGGGGGGGGCACCAGAGAATGCACATCATCAGCGGGGGGGGGCACCAGAGAATGCACATCATCAGCAGGGGGGGGCACCAGAGAATGCACATCATCATCGTGGGGCCACCAGAGCATGCACATCATCAGTGGGGGGCCACCAGAGCATGCACATCATCATTGTGGGGCCACCAGAGCATACACATCATTAGCGGGGGTCACCAGAGCATGCACATCATCAGCGGGGGGCCACCAGAGCATGCACATCATCAGCGGGGGGTCACCAGAGCATGCACATCATCAGCAGGGGGGGCACCAGAGAATGCACATCATCAGTGGGGGGCACCAGAAAATGCACATcatcagcggggggggggggggggggcaccagagAATGCACATCATCAGCGGGGGGGGGCACCAGAGAATGCACATCATCAGCAGGGGGGGGCACCAGAGAATGCACATCATCAGTGGGGGGCACCAGAGAATGCACATCATCAGCGGGGGGCACCAGAGAATGCACATcatcagcggggggggggggcaccagagAATGCACATCatcagcgggggggggggcaccagagAATGCACATCATCAGCAGGGGGGGGCACCAGAGAATGCACATCATCATCGTGGGGCCACCAGAGCATGCACATCATCAGTGGGGGGCCACCAGAGCATGCACATCATCATTGTGGGGCCACCAGAGCATACACATCATTAGCGGGGGTCACCAGAGCATGCACATCATCAGCGGGGGGCCACCAGAGCATGCACATCATCATCGGGGGCCACCAAAGCATGCACATCTTCATCGGGGGCCACCAAAGCATGCACATAGTCATCGGGGGCCACCAGAGCATCGGCACTGAAACGGCAGGGGATTGAAcaggtaagtttttttttttttttctaatatcctGCAGCCAGATTAGTTCCTTAAGTCTCAGACAACCCCTGATAATAACACCAGACATCGTATTGGTGTAAGTTCGCATTGAGCTCTTCCTGAACCTCCAGAGTGTTGAGTTTGAGacctttttgttttttgataTCCAGGCAATGGAGGGGAAGAATGTTACTTTCATCTCGGATGTCATCCTTCTGGGTTTCCAAGATCTCCAAAATTTTAAattcttatttttttcaatttgctTGGTGATTTATTTGGCAACTGTGAGTGGAAATCTCCTGATCATCACCCTGGTGGCCTCCAGCAAGAACCTTCATTCTCCAATGTACTTCTTCCTCACACAACTCTCTTTATCTGACCTCCTGCTGAGTACAGACATTACCCCTCAAATGCTTTCTGTAGTTCTGAACGGATTGAGCACAATTCCTTTTACAAGCTGCATCTCCCAATTTTACTTTTTTGCAGTTTCTGAATGTTCAGAGTGTCTTCTTCTCACCGTGATGTCTTATGACCGATTTTCGGCAATTTGCAACCCATTGTATTATAACAGTGTAATGAACAGTACATTTTGTGTAAAGTTGGTTGTCATCTCTTGGCTCTTAAGCTTCTTAGTCATATTGATTGATACAATGACAATAGGTTTTCTACATTTCTGTGGACCCAACGTGATTGACCATTTCTTTTGTGATTATCCGCCTATATTAGAGCTCTCCTGTTCAGATGTATCTTTAGTCCAGATGGAAGTTCTGTTCTTGAGTTTTCCGGTTCTCGTTCTTCCATTTGGAATAATTATGGTGTCCTATGTTTATATTATAAAAGAAATCTTAAAAATTCGATCAATCATTGGAAGACataaagccttctccacctgtagctctCACCTCATTACAGTGTCTCTCTTTTATTCAACTTTGTTTTGCATTTATGTCCTCCCATCTGGACAGTTGTTGACCACAAGCAAAAACTTATCTTTGTTTTACACAATAGGAACCCCACTGATAAACCCAATTATATACAGTTTGAGGAACAAAGACATAAAAGAagcatttagaaaaattatcaagaACTGTAAATTGTTCTTTTTCATTAACATATGCAATAAATGTAATTTGAAAAGCCTTATGTTTTCTAAAAGGTCGAAAACTATTACTTAGAATGTTTCAAAACAATTTTATTATAAACCTCATGTCATCCATAGCCACTTACCATAGCAGTCCCATCAAACTATAGACACCCCTTCAAATTCACATACTCAACAGGCCTTCTAGATCTCACCGAAGCAATGGACGGGTAAAATTGGCGCCTCATTCTCCTTAAATTGTATGCCCCTTTCTACCTCACTCTCTCATTTTTAATGCTCACTCCTCACTCATACATCTACtctcatatatctatacactagaGAAAAGAAGAACATGAAAGCCACAAGTAGAAATAAATAGCTTTATTAaacacataattacatacatagaaaacgttaaaaaggtacaaaacagGACAAGAGGACACTGTAAAAATTCCAGTGTGAACACGACTGAAAGACTCcctatgatatgcaaatgatggtATAGGGTGATCAAGGAAATGGATATGAAGTATGGGTGGTAGCATACCGCGAAACGCGTGTTGGGATTCTTCTTCACGCCAGTCTGACTCCCCTAAACATTTTTTACATCGGTACGTTTTTTCTAGGAATGGAAGCGATGAGTGGCTCATTTAGGTCTTAGACCTGTAAAATGTTCACTATTAGCATCTGACTCATACCTTTACATTAGGTCTCAGACTTACTGCCTATTTACTATTAGCACTTTACTCATGTCTATATATCTATAAGCATTGTCTGTATGTATACCATGGTATGGTTCTTAGTGCTTTATACATCTACCACCCATACTTCATATCCATTTCCTTGATCACCCTATaccataatttgcatatcataGGGagtctttgggtatgtgcacatggtagcaggcttttacgtctgaaatgacagactgatttcaggagaaaacagctgcctcgtttcagccgtaattgctcctcctcgcattttgcgaggcttctctgacagccataaattttgagctgtgcttcattgagttcaatgaagaacggctcaaattacgtctgaaagaagtgtcctgcatataatgtatataagtgtcctgcatataatgtatataag from Rhinoderma darwinii isolate aRhiDar2 chromosome 3, aRhiDar2.hap1, whole genome shotgun sequence carries:
- the LOC142750704 gene encoding olfactory receptor 5P56-like, giving the protein MEGKNVTFISDVILLGFQDLQNFKFLFFSICLVIYLATVSGNLLIITLVASSKNLHSPMYFFLTQLSLSDLLLSTDITPQMLSVVLNGLSTIPFTSCISQFYFFAVSECSECLLLTVMSYDRFSAICNPLYYNSVMNSTFCVKLVVISWLLSFLVILIDTMTIGFLHFCGPNVIDHFFCDYPPILELSCSDVSLVQMEVLFLSFPVLVLPFGIIMVSYVYIIKEILKIRSIIGRHKAFSTCSSHLITVSLFYSTLFCIYVLPSGQLLTTSKNLSLFYTIGTPLINPIIYSLRNKDIKEAFRKIIKNCKLFFFINICNKCNLKSLMFSKRSKTIT